In Deltaproteobacteria bacterium, a genomic segment contains:
- a CDS encoding YjbQ family protein → MGIEFFEIYLQTTSDTDILDITRQAEQAVLKSAIENGSMTVFISGSTAAVTTIEYEPGVLNDLRKAIERIAPRDIPYDHDRRWGDGNGYSHVRASLVGPSLVVPVREGRLLLGTWQQIVVIDFDNRPRKRKVVIQTMGD, encoded by the coding sequence CAAACCACGTCTGACACGGACATTCTCGATATCACCCGCCAAGCAGAGCAGGCGGTATTGAAGTCCGCAATCGAGAATGGTAGTATGACAGTATTCATCAGTGGGTCTACGGCCGCTGTGACGACCATCGAGTATGAACCCGGTGTGCTAAACGATCTCCGGAAGGCAATAGAGAGGATCGCACCAAGAGATATCCCCTACGATCACGACCGGCGCTGGGGTGACGGAAACGGATATTCCCACGTCAGAGCGTCGCTGGTTGGCCCCTCTCTGGTCGTCCCGGTCCGTGAGGGAAGGCTCCTTTTGGGGACGTGGCAGCAGATCGTCGTGATAGACTTCGATAACCGCCCCAGAAAACGGAAGGTGGTTATCCAGACTATGGGTGATTGA